A stretch of the Prochlorococcus marinus str. MIT 0918 genome encodes the following:
- the truA gene encoding tRNA pseudouridine(38-40) synthase TruA — protein sequence MKLRRIALLIQYQGTYFNGWQRQKAGETVQKILEESIFSLEPFHEIKVVAAGRTDSGVHAAGQVVHFDSVGQIPVHRWPSALNGRLPSSVRVIDCVEKPFEWHACYSAIYRRYKYMIYNSLTPNLFLSPWSWHKYQYKLDEKLMGFALNSIIGYHDFSAFQRSGSNRVNALTTIQKTSLWRNGDLVILEIQASGFLYGMVRLLVGQLVAIGEHKLSINEFNTRWQKKLRSEVKEAAPAKGLCFLSAGYPEPVFPENSPLDSFPDFSVATNNPPPQPPLLN from the coding sequence ATGAAGCTTCGGCGAATAGCATTATTAATTCAATATCAAGGTACATATTTTAATGGTTGGCAAAGACAAAAAGCTGGAGAAACTGTTCAAAAAATTCTTGAAGAAAGTATTTTTTCTTTAGAGCCATTTCATGAGATAAAAGTTGTCGCTGCTGGGAGAACTGATTCTGGAGTACATGCTGCTGGTCAAGTAGTTCATTTTGATTCTGTTGGACAAATACCTGTACACAGATGGCCATCTGCATTAAATGGCAGATTACCTTCGTCAGTTAGGGTTATTGATTGCGTGGAAAAACCATTTGAATGGCATGCTTGTTACTCAGCTATTTATAGAAGATATAAATATATGATTTACAATAGCCTCACTCCTAACCTTTTTTTATCTCCTTGGAGTTGGCATAAATATCAATATAAATTGGATGAAAAATTAATGGGATTTGCATTGAATAGTATTATTGGCTATCATGATTTTTCTGCCTTTCAACGAAGCGGAAGTAATAGAGTTAATGCATTGACAACTATTCAAAAAACTAGCCTTTGGAGAAACGGAGATTTAGTGATTTTAGAAATTCAGGCGAGTGGTTTTTTATATGGAATGGTTAGATTATTAGTTGGACAACTTGTGGCAATAGGAGAGCATAAACTTTCAATAAATGAATTTAATACTAGATGGCAGAAAAAGTTAAGATCAGAAGTAAAAGAAGCTGCACCTGCTAAAGGACTTTGTTTTCTTAGTGCTGGCTATCCAGAGCCAGTTTTCCCTGAGAATAGTCCTTTAGATAGCTTTCCAGATTTTTCTGTTGCAACGAATAATCCACCGCCACAGCCTCCTCTTCTTAATTAA
- the rplQ gene encoding 50S ribosomal protein L17, whose product MRHQLRVPQLGLPADQRKALLRGLTTQLIREGRVTTTKARAKALRDEVERMITLAKDGSLAARRRAIGFIYDKKLVHSLFEKAKERYGDRAGGYTRIVRTVSRKGDNAEMAIIELV is encoded by the coding sequence ATGCGTCATCAACTACGTGTTCCACAGCTTGGATTGCCAGCTGATCAAAGAAAAGCATTATTGCGTGGATTAACAACGCAGTTAATTCGTGAAGGCAGAGTTACAACTACCAAAGCCCGGGCAAAAGCTCTTCGAGATGAGGTTGAAAGAATGATAACTCTTGCAAAAGATGGAAGTTTGGCTGCCAGAAGAAGAGCAATAGGCTTTATATATGATAAAAAACTTGTGCATTCTTTATTTGAAAAAGCTAAAGAACGTTATGGGGATAGAGCTGGTGGTTATACGAGAATTGTAAGAACAGTTTCTAGAAAAGGTGATAATGCTGAAATGGCAATTATTGAGCTTGTTTAA